In Bacteroidales bacterium, a genomic segment contains:
- a CDS encoding DUF2797 domain-containing protein: MESFQGKVVEYTLPLGEHRVKMNELLGTAVRMEYTGHIHCIKCGRATGKSFAQGYCYRCFISAPETEECVLRPELCRAHEGMARDMEYAACHCLIDHIVYLSETSGIKVGVTRSTQIPTRWIDQGAVRALTLARTPNRFTAGLIEVALKKHIADKTNWRKMVSGSAPGSIDLLKEKHRLSALIPSELAIYLTKDIQEIELEYPVIQYPEKVRSLNFDKDPVVSGELTGIKGQYLMLDRNLVINMRKFGGYQVRFRSGL, encoded by the coding sequence ATGGAGTCGTTTCAGGGGAAGGTGGTAGAGTACACTTTGCCCCTGGGTGAGCATAGAGTGAAGATGAATGAGCTGCTGGGCACTGCCGTTAGGATGGAGTACACGGGCCATATCCACTGTATTAAGTGTGGCCGTGCGACCGGCAAGTCTTTTGCCCAGGGCTACTGTTATCGCTGTTTTATCAGCGCTCCGGAGACTGAGGAATGTGTGTTGCGGCCGGAATTATGCAGGGCCCATGAAGGGATGGCGCGGGATATGGAATATGCGGCCTGTCACTGCCTGATTGATCATATCGTTTATCTGTCAGAAACCAGTGGAATCAAAGTGGGGGTAACCCGATCCACCCAGATCCCCACCCGCTGGATCGACCAGGGAGCTGTACGGGCCTTAACATTGGCAAGAACCCCGAATCGATTTACGGCCGGTTTGATTGAAGTTGCCCTGAAGAAGCATATTGCGGATAAAACGAACTGGCGGAAAATGGTATCCGGATCTGCTCCGGGAAGCATAGACCTGCTTAAGGAGAAACATCGTCTTTCGGCCCTGATACCCTCAGAACTGGCCATTTATCTTACAAAGGATATACAGGAGATTGAGCTGGAATACCCGGTCATTCAATACCCGGAAAAGGTCAGAAGTCTTAATTTTGATAAGGATCCGGTTGTTTCCGGAGAACTGACAGGCATCAAAGGACAATACCTGATGCTGGACCGGAACCTGGTAATCAATATGAGGAAATTCGGTGGTTACCAGGTCAGGTTTCGAAGCGGGCTTTAA
- a CDS encoding PadR family transcriptional regulator, with the protein MNIDNAKAQMRKGILEYCILSILGKKDLYTSDIINALKENDLIVVEGTLYPLLTRQKNAGLLKYRWEESTQGPPRKYYSLTEIGRSYLKELDDSWDALISSVKSIKNYK; encoded by the coding sequence ATGAATATTGATAACGCAAAAGCACAGATGCGGAAGGGTATCCTGGAGTATTGCATTTTATCCATCCTGGGTAAGAAAGACCTCTATACTTCAGATATCATCAATGCCTTGAAGGAAAATGACCTGATAGTCGTTGAAGGCACCCTCTACCCACTGCTGACCCGGCAGAAAAATGCCGGACTGCTCAAATACAGATGGGAGGAAAGTACCCAGGGCCCTCCAAGAAAATACTACAGCCTGACAGAGATCGGAAGGTCCTATTTGAAAGAGCTGGATGATTCCTGGGATGCCCTGATCAGCTCGGTAAAATCAATTAAGAACTACAAATAA
- a CDS encoding SprT family zinc-dependent metalloprotease, with protein MKNSRAKNLAIRINQQGKVRVTIPRHLSQRRAESFFLSKQQWVLKRLDGLNHRDCNKTLPPEGGRIWIRDREFQVQLLRGEKSVEEAVWRLLGEEARRYLPGRVAELSDLHGYTITGLKIRKMKTRWGSCTARKSINLNSWLIMLPGHLSDYVILHELVHTRIPDHSKRYWKELDGLTGGLSKKFRRELHSHQILCFPE; from the coding sequence GTGAAAAACAGTCGTGCCAAGAATCTGGCCATACGGATTAATCAGCAGGGGAAGGTGAGGGTGACCATTCCACGTCATTTGAGTCAAAGAAGGGCAGAGAGCTTTTTTCTTTCAAAGCAGCAATGGGTCCTGAAGCGACTTGATGGGTTGAATCACAGGGATTGCAACAAAACGCTTCCTCCTGAAGGGGGCCGTATTTGGATCAGAGACCGGGAATTTCAAGTACAACTGCTTAGGGGTGAAAAGAGTGTGGAGGAGGCTGTCTGGCGGCTACTGGGGGAGGAGGCACGGCGTTATCTGCCTGGCAGGGTGGCAGAACTGTCTGATTTACATGGTTATACGATTACCGGATTAAAGATCCGGAAGATGAAAACCCGGTGGGGTAGCTGTACAGCCCGGAAAAGCATCAATCTGAACAGTTGGCTGATCATGCTTCCCGGACACCTGTCCGATTACGTGATACTGCATGAACTGGTACATACCCGGATTCCCGACCATAGTAAAAGGTACTGGAAGGAGCTTGACGGGCTTACCGGGGGTTTATCAAAAAAGTTTCGAAGAGAACTCCATAGCCATCAGATCCTGTGTTTTCCGGAGTGA
- a CDS encoding sugar phosphate isomerase/epimerase encodes MHVSRRNFLRLSGAGLMATQAPSILSARQMPAFKEPGIPFQLGIASYTFREFSLEESISMTARLGIKKLCLKSMHMPLDASPDEIKKMVSKINAAGIDLYAGGVIYMTRKEEVDHAFAYAKNAGMKVIVGAPDHELLDQCNQKVKETGIKLAIHNHGPGDDKYPTPESVYKLVEGMDPGMGICVDIGHTVRIGEDPITETRKYMDRVHDIHIKDEDKADPAGNTCEIGHGVIDIPGFLNMLLEEKYSKVVSFEYEKDGKDPLAGLAESVGYVRGILRMLSA; translated from the coding sequence ATGCATGTTTCCAGACGTAATTTCCTGAGGCTTTCCGGTGCCGGCCTGATGGCCACACAGGCCCCTTCTATATTATCGGCCCGTCAGATGCCTGCTTTCAAAGAACCAGGTATTCCCTTTCAACTAGGAATCGCCTCCTACACCTTCCGGGAGTTCAGCCTGGAGGAAAGCATTTCCATGACTGCGCGGCTTGGCATAAAAAAACTCTGTTTGAAAAGCATGCATATGCCTCTTGATGCCAGCCCCGATGAGATCAAAAAAATGGTCTCCAAAATTAATGCCGCAGGGATCGATCTTTATGCCGGAGGGGTCATTTATATGACCCGTAAGGAAGAGGTAGACCATGCTTTTGCATATGCGAAAAATGCGGGAATGAAAGTGATCGTGGGAGCCCCCGATCATGAATTGCTTGATCAATGCAATCAAAAGGTAAAGGAGACCGGAATCAAACTGGCCATCCATAACCATGGACCGGGCGACGATAAATATCCCACCCCGGAAAGTGTGTACAAACTTGTGGAAGGGATGGATCCGGGAATGGGAATTTGCGTGGATATCGGTCATACCGTCCGGATCGGTGAAGACCCCATCACCGAAACCAGGAAATACATGGACCGGGTACATGACATTCATATCAAGGATGAAGACAAAGCCGATCCTGCCGGCAATACCTGTGAAATCGGTCATGGAGTCATTGACATCCCTGGCTTTCTGAACATGTTGCTTGAAGAGAAATACAGCAAAGTAGTCAGTTTCGAATATGAAAAAGACGGGAAGGATCCCCTGGCCGGGCTGGCTGAATCGGTGGGTTATGTGAGGGGAATTCTCAGGATGCTCTCTGCATAG
- a CDS encoding efflux RND transporter periplasmic adaptor subunit has protein sequence MKSKRSIIIIVISAVVILSILGIGKKKGWFGDEGYLKVAVEKGIEREIVEVITANGKIQPETEVAISPDVSGEIVELVVNEGDEIRKGQYLLKIKPEAYQMARNRAEASLNNARARQKQVEAQLEMASLDYQRNKQLYEEEAISAAEFEQTLTTYNATLAEKEAAEFSVMSAQATLNEADESLTKTSVYAPMTGTISSLSVELGERVVGTSMMSGTEMLRIADLNRMEVEVEVNENDIVRVSHWDTAMIEVDAYPDTRFRGVVSEIPVSANTTGVTTDQVTNFMVKILLLTESYEDKISDGNPYPLRPGMSATADIQTDRKTGIYSIPIQAVTTRMDTTGSASIQEDQQLGQLSSDGTVSNVSVPSGAEAPSDEPMVVVFVVSEGKAWMKKVKTGIQDNNYIEVTEGLEKDVDIVVAPYSAISRQLKNDMSVEVVSEEELFEGDKKRRD, from the coding sequence ATGAAATCAAAAAGATCAATTATCATCATAGTAATCTCCGCAGTTGTCATCCTGAGTATACTTGGAATCGGAAAAAAGAAGGGATGGTTCGGAGATGAGGGATACCTCAAGGTTGCAGTTGAAAAAGGTATTGAAAGAGAGATTGTAGAGGTCATCACCGCCAACGGGAAGATCCAACCCGAGACGGAAGTGGCAATTTCGCCTGATGTATCGGGCGAAATTGTGGAACTGGTTGTCAACGAGGGCGACGAGATCCGGAAAGGACAATACCTGCTTAAAATCAAGCCGGAAGCCTATCAGATGGCCCGGAACCGGGCCGAAGCCTCTCTGAACAATGCCAGGGCCCGGCAAAAGCAGGTGGAAGCTCAGTTGGAGATGGCCAGCCTGGATTATCAAAGAAACAAACAACTATACGAAGAAGAAGCTATTTCAGCCGCCGAATTTGAACAAACCCTCACGACTTACAATGCTACTCTTGCTGAGAAGGAAGCAGCTGAGTTTTCGGTTATGAGCGCTCAGGCCACCCTGAACGAGGCAGATGAGAGCCTGACCAAAACTTCTGTTTATGCTCCGATGACCGGCACCATTTCGAGCCTTTCTGTGGAACTTGGCGAACGTGTGGTAGGAACCTCCATGATGTCGGGTACAGAAATGCTCCGGATTGCAGATTTAAACCGAATGGAGGTGGAAGTGGAGGTAAATGAGAACGATATTGTCCGGGTAAGCCATTGGGATACGGCCATGATCGAGGTGGATGCCTATCCCGACACGCGTTTCAGGGGTGTGGTTTCCGAAATTCCGGTCTCGGCCAATACGACCGGTGTCACCACGGATCAGGTCACCAATTTTATGGTAAAGATCCTGCTTCTGACAGAGTCCTATGAAGATAAAATCTCCGATGGCAACCCCTATCCGCTGCGGCCCGGAATGTCGGCAACAGCCGACATCCAGACGGACCGTAAAACGGGCATTTATTCCATCCCCATCCAGGCGGTGACCACCAGGATGGATACTACAGGATCCGCTTCCATACAAGAAGATCAGCAACTTGGTCAGCTTAGCTCGGACGGAACAGTCAGCAATGTATCAGTGCCTTCCGGGGCAGAGGCTCCGAGCGATGAACCTATGGTAGTGGTCTTTGTGGTTTCCGAAGGAAAAGCATGGATGAAAAAGGTTAAAACCGGTATCCAGGATAACAATTATATTGAAGTTACTGAAGGCCTTGAAAAAGATGTAGATATTGTTGTAGCGCCCTATTCAGCCATATCAAGGCAATTAAAAAACGATATGAGTGTAGAGGTGGTAAGCGAGGAAGAGCTCTTCGAGGGCGATAAAAAGAGAAGAGACTAA
- a CDS encoding PspC domain-containing protein, producing MKKAIKINLSGIIFHIDEDAYEKLKTYLDTISRHFSNKQESKEIIDDIEARIAELFQERITEEAQVITLSIVNEVIDIMGNPEDIADSGEEAEQRTFHDSYYKSRRLFRDPENSVIGGVCGGLSAYFSVDPVIFRLLFVIFFFAGGASILVYVILWIVLPKAETAAQKLEMRGEKVNVSNLEKKIREEYDQVKDNVKEGYSKARNSETYQRTERAASDFFDVLGKILLVFVKVILIIIGTSLVIAGIGLLIGLIALPFVGIHMFPFESYHFSLGDILVPFTDPVSVTLLVISISLIFLIPVAAMLYGLIKLIFNIKTRNRGLTFGALTLWIVSLLCIIGIVAFESTNYSNFGRESFSQELLTNSDTLYITVNESQDDYLDDESIIDLDDRWFLLEDADAFYGRISLDIERTEGEEFLLEIEKESKGRSREHASENATHIDYHFRTTGNTLVLDPYFSVDLDHKWRFPRVETMVRVPEGKVVVLDRQIRDILEGVRNVDRLSDWNMAGKSWKMTEEGLEKIAN from the coding sequence ATGAAGAAAGCGATCAAAATCAATTTAAGCGGAATCATCTTCCATATTGATGAGGATGCTTATGAAAAACTAAAAACCTACCTGGATACCATCAGCAGGCATTTCTCCAACAAACAGGAAAGCAAAGAGATTATTGATGATATTGAGGCGAGAATTGCTGAGTTGTTCCAGGAGCGGATCACGGAGGAAGCGCAGGTAATTACTCTTTCAATTGTTAACGAAGTAATCGATATCATGGGTAATCCGGAGGACATTGCAGATTCCGGTGAAGAGGCTGAACAACGTACCTTTCATGATTCATATTACAAAAGCAGGAGGCTCTTTCGCGATCCTGAGAATTCTGTCATTGGGGGTGTCTGTGGAGGCCTTTCTGCCTATTTCAGTGTGGATCCGGTAATTTTCCGCTTATTGTTTGTGATCTTCTTCTTTGCAGGCGGAGCTTCTATCCTGGTCTACGTGATTCTCTGGATCGTTCTGCCCAAAGCTGAAACTGCAGCACAAAAGCTGGAAATGCGCGGAGAGAAAGTGAATGTATCCAACCTGGAAAAAAAAATTCGTGAAGAATACGACCAGGTAAAGGACAATGTTAAAGAAGGATACTCGAAAGCCCGGAATTCTGAAACCTACCAAAGGACAGAAAGGGCCGCGTCGGATTTTTTCGACGTTTTGGGAAAAATACTTCTGGTGTTTGTTAAGGTCATCTTAATTATCATCGGAACCAGCCTGGTTATTGCAGGTATTGGGCTTCTGATCGGACTAATCGCCCTTCCATTTGTTGGAATACATATGTTTCCGTTCGAATCGTACCATTTTTCCCTGGGTGATATCCTGGTGCCTTTTACAGACCCTGTCTCCGTGACCCTTCTGGTCATTTCGATTTCACTGATATTTCTGATTCCCGTTGCAGCCATGCTCTATGGATTAATAAAACTGATCTTCAACATAAAGACCAGGAACCGGGGACTGACCTTTGGGGCTCTTACCCTGTGGATCGTGAGCCTGTTATGCATTATAGGTATCGTGGCCTTTGAAAGTACTAACTATTCCAATTTTGGCCGGGAAAGTTTCTCCCAGGAGCTGCTTACAAACAGCGATACACTTTATATTACTGTTAACGAAAGCCAGGATGACTATCTGGATGACGAATCCATCATTGATTTGGATGACAGATGGTTCCTTCTGGAGGATGCAGATGCTTTCTACGGGAGAATCAGCCTGGATATTGAGAGAACGGAAGGAGAAGAATTCCTGCTTGAAATTGAAAAGGAGTCAAAGGGAAGATCCAGGGAACATGCCAGCGAAAACGCTACCCATATAGATTACCACTTCCGCACTACAGGGAACACGCTGGTACTGGATCCCTATTTCTCCGTGGACCTCGATCACAAGTGGAGATTCCCCAGGGTGGAAACCATGGTCAGGGTTCCGGAAGGTAAAGTGGTTGTGCTCGATCGTCAGATCAGGGACATTCTGGAAGGTGTCCGCAATGTGGATCGCCTCTCCGATTGGAATATGGCTGGGAAATCCTGGAAAATGACCGAGGAAGGCCTGGAAAAAATTGCAAATTAA
- a CDS encoding TolC family protein → MIRKSIMLSFVLLTTGFSLAAQQPWSLEDCIQYAMENNIQIKQAVLNTEYNENLLTQSKLGQIPSLNGSANYSFSWGRALDQTTYQFTDNQQINSVNIGLRSTANLFNGLQVRNTILQNQLDLMASYQDVQKVRNDISLNIAAAYLNIMFNQELLAVTRSQLDITGQQLERTNKMVEAGKLARGNALELQAQYASEELNLVNAENQLSISLLNLQQILDLPIDTAFEVEIPVLKDPDENPLLINTLEVYRIAEQDMPEIKSAMLSLESAEKGLAIAKGRRSPQLSLSANYNSGYSDIREQVIDLGPPQQIPIGETVGGEGVVSYPQGMPIYGAYPFFEQVRENTSAGIGLGLTIPIFNGWSTNTSIANARIMHENAKLDLQSKKLTLYATIQQAYADALAALKKFKATQKALISMEESFKYTEKKFEVGLVNTVDYNISKNQLIATQSDLLQAKYDFIFRTKILNFYQGEVITL, encoded by the coding sequence ATGATTCGAAAATCAATCATGCTCTCTTTTGTACTGCTGACAACAGGTTTTTCTCTGGCTGCACAGCAACCCTGGTCGCTGGAGGATTGCATTCAGTACGCCATGGAAAACAACATTCAGATCAAACAAGCAGTTTTGAACACCGAATATAATGAAAACCTGCTAACGCAGTCAAAGCTGGGACAAATTCCAAGCCTGAACGGGAGTGCAAATTACAGCTTTTCCTGGGGACGTGCCCTGGACCAGACCACCTACCAGTTTACCGATAACCAGCAGATAAACTCTGTCAACATAGGGCTCCGGTCAACTGCAAACTTGTTTAACGGCTTACAGGTGAGAAACACCATCCTGCAAAACCAACTGGACCTGATGGCCAGTTACCAGGATGTTCAAAAAGTTAGAAATGATATCTCCCTCAACATTGCCGCGGCCTATCTGAACATCATGTTCAACCAGGAACTCCTGGCCGTTACCCGAAGTCAGCTGGATATTACCGGTCAGCAGCTGGAGCGTACCAATAAAATGGTAGAGGCAGGCAAGCTTGCCAGGGGCAATGCGCTGGAGCTGCAGGCTCAGTATGCTTCTGAAGAACTGAACCTTGTTAATGCGGAAAACCAACTTTCCATCTCCCTGCTGAATTTGCAGCAGATTCTGGATCTACCCATCGATACGGCTTTTGAGGTAGAAATCCCCGTACTGAAAGATCCGGATGAAAACCCCTTGCTTATCAATACACTAGAGGTATACCGCATTGCAGAACAGGATATGCCCGAGATTAAAAGTGCCATGTTGAGCCTGGAGAGTGCCGAAAAAGGGCTGGCCATCGCCAAGGGAAGAAGGTCACCCCAGTTGAGCCTGTCGGCCAACTATAATTCGGGGTACTCGGATATTCGCGAACAGGTAATTGATCTGGGCCCTCCTCAGCAAATCCCAATCGGGGAGACAGTAGGTGGGGAAGGTGTCGTTTCCTATCCACAGGGAATGCCCATTTACGGGGCCTACCCGTTTTTTGAACAGGTCAGGGAGAATACCTCTGCCGGAATTGGTCTTGGATTGACCATTCCCATATTCAACGGCTGGAGCACCAATACCAGTATTGCCAACGCCAGGATCATGCATGAAAATGCAAAGCTTGACCTGCAAAGTAAGAAGCTCACCCTTTATGCAACGATTCAGCAGGCCTACGCGGACGCCCTGGCGGCTCTGAAAAAATTCAAGGCCACCCAAAAGGCGCTGATCTCCATGGAGGAGTCATTCAAATACACCGAAAAGAAATTCGAAGTCGGACTGGTAAATACGGTGGATTATAACATATCAAAGAACCAGCTGATTGCCACGCAGTCCGATTTGCTCCAGGCCAAATACGATTTTATTTTCAGAACAAAAATTCTCAATTTCTATCAAGGAGAAGTCATCACCCTTTAA
- a CDS encoding insulinase family protein, protein MKQVKLIFSAVLLIMVYAGSLAQVDPMSPVPNDETVRYGVLDNGLTYYIKSNQEPKERASFYIIQNVGALLEEDHQNGLAHFLEHMAFNGTEHFPDKGIIDFLERHGVAFGVNINAYTSQNQTVYNLSDVPVNKPGILDSCLLVLNDWSNYLLLTEKEIDAERGVIKEEWRTRRNAQFRMFTASMKYLYPNSKFAERDVIGDLDVIENFEYNALRDFYHQWYRTDLQAIAMAGDFDAEKMEQKVIELFSKIPAVENAPERPFYEIPDHDNPVFGLVTDEEADQTLIRYMVRHRKTDDGPETFMGHRESYIHSLFNSMIGQRIQELLQKGDPPFVVGVINYGDFERGYEALTAITIPKPNQEEEGLTALMTELERVKRYGFTQGELDRAKAETLAQWERYYKERDKISNEEYINGFVDHFLDGDAYPSPDFAYQAVQAILPTITLGDFNQRLQQWITDKNQVLVIQGPVGEGVEHLSEAASLAILEQVANTEIEAYQDEALAESLVSSEPSPAAIVNERKLEVLDAVEWTLENGARVVFRHADFEKDQVEIRAYSQGGSSLYGDEDVPSTDMLSSLIQMYGVGDFDAMGLQKMLNGKNISLQLSLRNLSEGLNGKASPKDMEAMMQLVFLYFNQPRFDREAHDAIISRYMAFVENMNNNPQKVMGDSLNLIATNYHPRTRVLDQEFLKDVSYDRIEEVYLERFTDASDFIFIIVGNIDQEEVKLLAQKYIGAIRDLDRSETWVDRKVNEPEGKVEKIIPMSLAIPKANVNIIINQEMNYDPYNQMVIRVIEGILDLRYVESIREEEGGTYGVRIGTSISKWPVEKASMQINFDCDPERAADLKKKVYAELERLAAEGPSEEDLSKTVENIVKDRQESKEHNAYYLSNLYNYYLYGINFDDPSNFEDIVKNLTTKDVLQVMKEFYDEANIVDVVFVPREAAAE, encoded by the coding sequence ATGAAACAAGTTAAATTGATTTTTTCGGCTGTTTTGCTGATCATGGTATATGCAGGCAGTCTGGCCCAGGTGGATCCCATGTCGCCTGTGCCTAATGATGAGACGGTCCGTTATGGGGTCCTGGACAATGGACTGACCTATTACATCAAATCCAACCAGGAGCCCAAAGAGAGGGCTTCCTTTTATATTATCCAGAATGTGGGGGCCCTGCTGGAGGAGGACCATCAGAATGGACTGGCCCATTTCCTGGAACATATGGCCTTCAACGGAACCGAGCATTTTCCGGATAAGGGGATCATCGATTTTCTGGAGCGGCACGGGGTCGCATTCGGGGTGAATATCAATGCTTATACCAGTCAGAACCAGACCGTCTATAATCTCTCAGATGTGCCGGTAAATAAGCCAGGTATTCTCGACAGCTGCCTGTTGGTCCTCAATGACTGGTCCAACTACCTTCTGCTCACCGAGAAGGAGATTGATGCGGAGAGAGGGGTGATCAAGGAGGAGTGGCGCACCCGGAGAAACGCCCAGTTCAGGATGTTTACGGCTTCCATGAAATACCTGTATCCCAATTCAAAGTTTGCCGAGAGGGATGTGATCGGTGACCTGGATGTGATTGAGAATTTTGAATATAATGCCTTGCGGGATTTTTACCACCAGTGGTACAGAACGGATCTTCAGGCCATTGCCATGGCTGGTGATTTTGATGCGGAGAAAATGGAGCAGAAAGTGATCGAGCTGTTTTCAAAGATTCCGGCCGTAGAAAATGCCCCGGAAAGGCCGTTTTATGAGATTCCTGACCATGATAATCCGGTCTTTGGATTAGTAACTGATGAGGAGGCTGACCAGACTCTTATACGCTATATGGTGCGCCACCGGAAAACAGACGATGGCCCGGAAACCTTTATGGGGCACAGGGAAAGCTATATCCACAGTCTTTTTAATTCGATGATAGGACAGCGGATCCAGGAGTTGTTGCAGAAGGGGGATCCGCCTTTTGTGGTCGGAGTCATCAATTACGGAGACTTTGAGAGGGGTTACGAAGCTTTGACCGCCATTACCATTCCCAAGCCCAACCAGGAGGAGGAGGGCTTAACGGCCCTGATGACCGAACTGGAACGTGTGAAGAGATATGGATTTACCCAGGGGGAGCTGGATCGTGCCAAAGCCGAGACACTGGCACAGTGGGAGAGATATTATAAGGAGCGGGACAAGATCAGCAATGAAGAGTATATAAATGGTTTTGTGGACCATTTTTTAGACGGGGATGCCTATCCCTCACCGGACTTTGCATACCAGGCTGTGCAGGCAATTCTTCCCACCATTACCCTGGGCGATTTCAATCAGAGGCTGCAGCAATGGATCACCGATAAAAACCAGGTATTAGTGATTCAGGGGCCCGTGGGAGAAGGAGTGGAACACCTTTCTGAGGCCGCTTCCCTGGCAATATTGGAACAGGTGGCCAACACAGAGATTGAAGCTTACCAGGATGAGGCACTGGCTGAATCGCTGGTTTCAAGTGAACCGTCTCCCGCAGCAATAGTCAATGAAAGGAAGCTGGAAGTTCTGGATGCGGTGGAGTGGACCCTGGAAAACGGGGCCCGGGTGGTTTTCAGACATGCCGATTTTGAAAAGGATCAGGTTGAGATCAGGGCCTACAGCCAGGGAGGGAGTTCCCTGTATGGCGATGAAGATGTACCAAGCACGGATATGCTTAGCTCGCTGATTCAGATGTACGGGGTGGGTGATTTTGATGCCATGGGGCTTCAGAAGATGCTGAACGGTAAGAATATTTCCCTGCAGTTGAGCCTGAGAAACCTGAGTGAAGGCTTGAATGGGAAAGCCAGCCCCAAGGATATGGAGGCAATGATGCAGCTGGTATTTCTTTATTTTAATCAGCCCAGATTTGACAGGGAGGCGCATGATGCAATTATCTCCAGGTATATGGCATTTGTGGAAAATATGAATAATAATCCTCAGAAGGTCATGGGTGATTCCCTGAATCTGATCGCCACCAATTATCATCCCCGTACCAGGGTGCTTGACCAGGAGTTTCTGAAGGATGTCAGTTATGACAGAATAGAGGAAGTCTATCTCGAGAGATTTACAGATGCGAGTGATTTTATTTTTATCATCGTAGGGAATATAGACCAGGAAGAGGTAAAACTGCTGGCTCAGAAATACATTGGTGCAATCAGGGACCTGGACAGATCAGAGACCTGGGTCGATCGTAAGGTAAATGAACCTGAAGGAAAAGTGGAGAAGATCATCCCCATGTCACTGGCAATACCCAAGGCTAATGTGAACATTATTATCAATCAGGAGATGAACTATGATCCTTATAACCAGATGGTAATCAGAGTTATAGAGGGGATTCTGGATCTCAGATATGTGGAATCCATCAGAGAAGAAGAAGGAGGAACCTACGGAGTGAGAATCGGGACATCTATCAGTAAATGGCCTGTGGAAAAGGCAAGCATGCAAATCAATTTTGATTGTGATCCCGAAAGGGCGGCCGACCTGAAAAAGAAGGTTTATGCCGAATTGGAAAGACTGGCCGCTGAGGGACCCTCGGAAGAAGATCTTTCCAAAACGGTGGAGAATATCGTGAAAGACAGGCAGGAGAGTAAAGAGCACAATGCATATTATCTGTCAAACCTTTACAACTATTACCTTTATGGGATTAATTTTGACGATCCGTCAAATTTTGAAGATATCGTCAAAAATCTCACCACCAAAGATGTGCTTCAGGTTATGAAGGAGTTCTACGATGAAGCCAATATTGTGGATGTGGTCTTTGTACCCAGGGAAGCCGCAGCAGAATAG
- a CDS encoding adenosine kinase has protein sequence MTKVLGMGNALVDIITRIEDDKMLDIFGLPKGSMTLVDLDTSNFIHAETAGMSKSRASGGSAANTIHGLSHLGVETGFVGTVGNDDMGKFFKKDMEVNKIKPILFRTMNETGRAMALISKDSERTFATYLGAAVDLSADDIAQEIFKEYDYFYIEGYLVQDRMLFEKALRLAANSGLKICLDLASYNIVDENVDFFKSMISTYVDLLFANEEEIRALTGLSPEKGAMEVREICDLVVIKLGAEGSFCVCKEGMVRIGVRPSKAIDTTGAGDLYSAGFIYGYMKGLPAETCGQMGAILAGRVIELIGAKMNESNWENLRREIHALEA, from the coding sequence ATGACTAAAGTACTAGGAATGGGGAATGCCCTGGTGGATATTATTACCCGGATTGAAGATGACAAAATGCTGGATATTTTTGGTTTGCCCAAAGGAAGCATGACACTGGTGGATCTGGATACTTCCAATTTTATTCATGCCGAAACCGCCGGAATGTCCAAGTCCAGAGCCTCCGGAGGATCTGCAGCCAATACCATTCATGGCCTGTCCCACCTGGGTGTTGAAACCGGGTTCGTGGGAACCGTGGGAAATGATGATATGGGAAAGTTCTTCAAAAAAGACATGGAGGTCAATAAGATAAAGCCCATTCTTTTCCGGACCATGAACGAAACAGGCAGAGCCATGGCCTTGATTTCCAAGGATTCTGAAAGAACATTTGCGACCTATCTGGGCGCTGCCGTGGATCTCTCGGCAGACGACATTGCCCAGGAAATATTCAAAGAATATGACTATTTCTATATTGAAGGTTACCTGGTACAGGACCGTATGTTGTTTGAAAAAGCACTGCGGCTTGCAGCGAATTCCGGGCTGAAAATCTGTCTGGACCTGGCCAGTTATAATATCGTGGATGAGAATGTGGACTTTTTCAAATCCATGATTTCTACGTATGTGGATCTATTATTTGCCAATGAGGAAGAGATCAGGGCCCTGACTGGCTTATCACCGGAAAAAGGCGCCATGGAAGTCCGGGAGATTTGTGATCTTGTGGTGATAAAACTGGGTGCAGAAGGGTCCTTCTGTGTTTGTAAGGAAGGCATGGTAAGAATTGGTGTCAGACCTTCGAAAGCCATTGATACAACAGGTGCGGGGGACCTGTATTCCGCCGGTTTTATTTATGGGTATATGAAAGGCCTTCCTGCTGAAACCTGTGGCCAGATGGGGGCCATTCTGGCTGGCAGGGTCATAGAACTGATTGGTGCAAAGATGAATGAATCCAATTGGGAAAATCTGCGCAGGGAGATCCATGCACTTGAGGCTTAA